One Turneriella parva DSM 21527 genomic region harbors:
- a CDS encoding phosphopentomutase: MTLGIGKSIVLVIDGLGVGEQPDAYLYGPRGANTLSHIGELKPKLEIPNLARLGLANLTYVKGWPRDEETLGFFGKITQRNEGNDSIGGHRELLGTYQEDKYLTYPKGVPEDIMQQLMQASGRTFLGNSNDVQQGFLTKYGETHLDTGSPILLVTDDSLVHIYVHNEKFQPDEFYLLGHTAWEVLSAHGLGRLHVHYFGGDVAGFVVDESAPVAMFHSPPRAPTLATTLYDAGIPVYALGKVSEMIEGAAMSETYGVKNNAECLELLNQVIRDAPTNKAKQSFVLATLPDLDGLYGHNRDSLGYADALESLDLQIPRLMRAMENEDMLYIVSDHGNDPTFEGTSHTREYVPLMVYSRMFRPRRQANLGIRASLADVAETIADSYDLNVRFAATSFWENMISQL, encoded by the coding sequence GTGACGCTCGGTATCGGCAAATCGATAGTGCTCGTGATCGACGGCCTGGGCGTGGGTGAGCAGCCCGATGCATACCTTTACGGGCCACGCGGAGCCAACACACTTTCGCACATCGGCGAGCTCAAACCGAAACTCGAGATTCCCAATCTGGCGCGCCTTGGGCTGGCGAACCTGACGTATGTCAAGGGCTGGCCGCGCGACGAAGAGACGCTGGGCTTTTTTGGCAAAATCACGCAGCGCAACGAAGGCAACGACAGCATCGGCGGCCACCGGGAACTTCTGGGTACCTATCAAGAAGACAAATACCTGACGTACCCGAAGGGCGTGCCCGAAGATATTATGCAGCAGCTGATGCAGGCCTCGGGCCGCACGTTTCTCGGCAATTCGAACGATGTGCAACAGGGATTTCTCACGAAATATGGCGAAACGCACCTCGATACCGGCAGCCCCATTCTGCTGGTAACTGACGACTCGCTCGTGCACATCTACGTGCACAATGAAAAGTTTCAGCCCGATGAATTCTATCTGCTCGGCCACACCGCATGGGAGGTTCTCTCAGCGCACGGCCTCGGCAGGTTGCACGTGCACTATTTTGGCGGCGACGTCGCGGGCTTTGTGGTCGACGAATCTGCCCCCGTGGCGATGTTCCATTCGCCGCCGAGGGCGCCGACACTCGCAACCACGCTCTACGACGCGGGAATTCCCGTCTATGCGCTCGGCAAGGTCTCAGAAATGATCGAAGGCGCGGCAATGAGCGAAACCTATGGCGTGAAGAATAACGCCGAATGCCTTGAACTGTTGAACCAGGTGATTCGCGACGCGCCGACAAACAAGGCAAAACAATCGTTCGTGCTCGCAACCCTGCCCGATCTTGACGGCCTTTATGGTCACAACCGCGACTCGTTGGGCTACGCCGATGCGCTCGAATCTCTCGACCTGCAGATACCGAGGCTCATGCGAGCGATGGAAAACGAAGACATGCTCTATATAGTCTCTGACCACGGCAACGACCCCACTTTCGAGGGCACGAGCCACACGCGAGAATATGTGCCGCTCATGGTTTATTCGCGCATGTTCAGACCACGCCGGCAGGCGAACCTCGGTATCAGAGCCTCGCTCGCAGACGTCGCCGAGACGATCGCCGACAGTTATGACCTCAACGTACGCTTCGCCGCGACAAGCTTTTGGGAGAACATGATTTCTCAGCTATAG
- a CDS encoding c-type cytochrome produces the protein MKAAYLLIIALACVSASCARSEKSLTVKTGTLEKKIPLSELKQKFAPENITVDDYYLKRSVVYRALPLAKMLAAFAVDFPAYDEFIFRCADGYLAHVSRADFEAGRLADFYLAFGENSDAFSAKIPQGKALVSPEPFYAVSTNLAGFQTLSWPYEVVAIELVNFREMFPAIYFAGMEKQPGVAMGFDLFRKECLKCHSLNLQGGDIGPELNVPQNITEYRDAATLRRFIRNASAFRARSKMPSYEHLSDKQIENILSYLRAMAGHKAH, from the coding sequence ATGAAAGCTGCGTATCTGCTGATCATTGCTCTGGCGTGCGTGTCAGCCTCGTGTGCGCGCAGCGAAAAATCGCTCACGGTCAAAACGGGTACGTTAGAGAAGAAGATCCCCCTTTCTGAACTCAAACAGAAGTTCGCGCCCGAAAACATAACTGTCGACGACTACTATCTTAAGCGCAGCGTCGTATACAGAGCACTGCCGCTGGCGAAAATGCTCGCGGCGTTTGCGGTTGATTTCCCTGCCTATGATGAATTTATTTTTCGTTGTGCCGACGGCTACCTTGCGCACGTGAGCCGTGCCGATTTTGAAGCGGGCCGGCTCGCAGATTTTTACCTCGCCTTTGGTGAAAACTCAGATGCGTTCAGTGCAAAAATACCCCAGGGCAAGGCGCTGGTATCGCCAGAACCTTTTTATGCTGTCTCGACAAACCTCGCGGGTTTTCAAACGCTCTCGTGGCCGTACGAGGTGGTCGCGATTGAGCTCGTCAATTTCAGAGAAATGTTTCCGGCGATCTATTTTGCGGGCATGGAAAAACAACCGGGTGTGGCAATGGGCTTTGACCTCTTCAGAAAAGAATGCCTCAAGTGCCATTCGCTGAATCTGCAGGGGGGCGACATCGGCCCCGAACTCAACGTGCCGCAGAATATCACCGAATACCGCGATGCGGCGACGCTCAGAAGATTTATTCGCAATGCGTCAGCATTTCGCGCCCGCTCCAAGATGCCGTCGTATGAACATTTGAGCGATAAGCAGATTGAGAATATCCTGAGTTATCTGCGGGCGATGGCAGGTCATAAGGCCCATTGA
- the mltG gene encoding endolytic transglycosylase MltG, with protein sequence MLQDNLQQVRKPLVIAAGVLLATLLMGALAMYISLRSVGDGSRHIDFAVKAGSNLSNVSARLSEANLVGSETLFKLYMRLTGKAGRIKFGVYDLHDGMSAAKIAQTITSGKTKTISITIAEGLHNRQIADLFVEKKFFASRDEFLQVAAKKSILDKYKIPAQSAEGYLFPDTYFLPQGYPKDKIIEHMIEHFFEKAKEVKNFPTEPRKIHETVILASIVEREAKLKDERPLIAAVFHNRLRDSEPLESCATVQYLFEKPKARLFYKDLEVESPYNTYKVRGLPPGPIGSPGIAAINATVNPEKTDYKFFVLKGDDAHHFSKDFKEHNAAKKKYIGP encoded by the coding sequence ATGCTGCAAGATAATCTGCAACAGGTCAGAAAGCCGCTGGTGATAGCGGCAGGTGTATTGCTCGCCACGCTGCTCATGGGCGCTTTAGCCATGTACATCAGCCTACGGTCGGTCGGCGATGGCTCGCGCCACATCGATTTTGCCGTTAAGGCGGGCTCGAACCTCTCGAACGTTTCAGCGCGCCTCAGCGAAGCGAACCTGGTCGGCAGCGAGACCTTATTTAAACTCTATATGCGCCTCACCGGCAAAGCCGGCAGAATCAAATTTGGCGTCTATGACCTGCACGACGGCATGTCGGCCGCAAAAATTGCACAGACGATCACGAGCGGTAAAACCAAAACAATCAGCATCACGATTGCCGAGGGTCTGCACAACCGGCAGATAGCCGACCTCTTCGTCGAAAAGAAATTTTTCGCATCGCGCGATGAATTCTTGCAGGTTGCCGCCAAAAAATCGATTCTCGATAAATACAAAATACCTGCACAATCAGCAGAAGGGTATCTTTTTCCCGATACATACTTCTTGCCACAGGGTTACCCAAAAGACAAGATTATCGAACACATGATCGAGCACTTTTTCGAGAAGGCTAAAGAAGTGAAGAATTTTCCGACTGAACCGCGCAAGATACATGAAACGGTGATTCTGGCAAGCATCGTCGAGCGTGAGGCCAAACTCAAAGACGAGCGGCCGCTGATCGCTGCGGTTTTCCATAACCGGCTGCGCGACAGCGAACCCCTCGAATCGTGCGCAACGGTACAATACCTGTTCGAAAAACCCAAGGCAAGACTCTTTTACAAAGACCTTGAAGTCGAGTCGCCCTATAACACGTATAAAGTGCGCGGCCTGCCCCCCGGCCCGATCGGTTCGCCAGGTATCGCCGCCATTAACGCGACGGTTAACCCTGAAAAGACTGACTACAAGTTCTTCGTGCTCAAAGGCGACGACGCACACCATTTCTCAAAAGACTTCAAAGAACATAACGCGGCCAAAAAGAAGTATATAGGACCTTAG